A single Acidimicrobiia bacterium DNA region contains:
- a CDS encoding response regulator transcription factor: MSDRNVTVLVVDDEPMVREVVTRYLEHDGFLVTAVEDGRAALKAVKASAPDLIILDIMLPEVDGLDVLTQLRLSGDVPVILLTARTAEADRILGLEMGADDYVLKPFSPRELTARVRSVLRRSSREPAGKRLEFEGLAIDPGTREVRVDGELVELTAREFDLLAFLAASPRQVFSRAQLLSQVWESSPEWQDPATVTVHVRRVRQKIEPDPDNPRRLLTVRGVGYRFEP; the protein is encoded by the coding sequence ATGTCTGACCGAAACGTGACCGTCCTGGTCGTTGATGACGAACCCATGGTGCGCGAGGTGGTGACTCGCTATCTGGAACACGACGGGTTCCTGGTTACGGCCGTCGAAGACGGAAGAGCCGCGCTCAAGGCGGTCAAGGCATCAGCTCCCGACCTGATCATCCTCGACATCATGCTGCCCGAGGTCGACGGCCTCGATGTGCTCACGCAGCTGCGGCTGTCGGGCGACGTTCCGGTCATTCTCCTGACCGCACGGACCGCAGAGGCCGACCGCATCCTCGGGCTCGAAATGGGCGCCGACGACTATGTTCTCAAGCCGTTTTCGCCCAGGGAGCTGACCGCCCGTGTCAGGTCGGTTCTCCGGCGCAGCTCCAGGGAGCCTGCAGGCAAGCGCCTGGAGTTCGAGGGACTGGCGATCGATCCGGGCACCCGAGAGGTCCGGGTGGACGGCGAGCTGGTCGAGTTGACCGCACGCGAGTTCGATCTGCTCGCCTTCTTGGCCGCTTCGCCCCGGCAGGTCTTCTCGAGGGCGCAGCTTCTCTCCCAGGTTTGGGAGTCTTCTCCCGAATGGCAGGACCCGGCCACGGTCACCGTGCATGTGCGCAGGGTCCGGCAGAAGATCGAACCGGATCCGGACAATCCCAGGCGTCTGCTGACGGTGCGCGGGGTCGGCTACCGGTTTGAACCATGA